DNA sequence from the Rattus rattus isolate New Zealand chromosome 2, Rrattus_CSIRO_v1, whole genome shotgun sequence genome:
GGATCCTCTAAGAGGACCCGGGATGGGTGAGAGGGGCTGAGCACAGTGGCAGAAAAGGAACAAAGCAAAAAGCCCCATGGTGTGACCTCAGTGTTTCCCACTTGGCTGGGGAACGCGGGCCACGGCGCGGGAAAGGCCCCCCTCTGAACCATGCCTCTCTGCTGAAAGGGATGGGGACAGAGctggaggccttcctggaggtcAAGCTCTAGGTCCAGCCTCCGCCTCTACGGTTTCAAGCCGTACCTTTCAGCTGCCCCAACGCTTCCGCTTCGCGGGCCCCGGCATCTTAGGCCAATGAGAGTGTTGGGGCGGGCTCTTTAGTGCACATCCTCACCTCGCCCAATCAGCGTGGCCCGAGCGTCTACCCAATGAGGGCTCAGGGGCGGGGCCTCCACAGGCGCAGGAAATGGCGGTGACCAAAGAGCCTGTGAgtggggcaggggcggggcttgGCTGTGTCTCCTCCTTCGCACGCCCCCTTATGATTTGGGTGGGTAGGGGTGACCTAAGTGCCGAGCAGGTGCTCCAGACTTGAAAGGTGGTGCTGGAAAGCCCAGAGCACCCCTTGTCTGATCTTAGTAAAGAGGCCTTCCCCGGATTTGCCTttgtgggaaactgaggcaggttccttccttctgccctgatCCCCGATTGGAACCCAATGGACTTTTGGGGGCCTCCCTTTACCAGCTGCCCGCCCGCCGTCGTCATGCCGTCCCTGTTGCTCCGGCTGCCCCTGCGCCTATGCCGGCTGTGGCCCTGTAGCCCTCCCACCCGACTCCTCACAGCCGCAACAGGGCAGCGGTGAGTTGAGCCCCAGAATTTGGCCATATTCAGTGGTTTTTCTCCTGAGAGCCCGCCTTGCGTTTTGAGATGGTTGTCTCTGCATTATGTGTACTTTTCAAGGTTTGTCTCTGACAACCTTCTCGTTCAATGCTGGACACTTAGTATCAATAGTTAAGAACTGAGCCTCTAGTGAGTTAAGTGACAGATCAGGAATCTGAGCTCAGGTTGCTCTTTCCATAGCTCTGGTATGTTGTCAGGCTTCACTGTGCACACACTGGGAAAGAGGAGGTTGAGTACAAAGATTTAGATTTCTAGGCTTGGCTCTGGATGCTGGTCCAGAAGTGAGGCATAGGAATCTGCCTTTTCCTTTGAGATGGAGTTTTCCTATGTTGCCCAGGTAAGCCTCCAAATTCAATCTCTGGAGTATCTAGAGTTCAGGCacaaccaccatgcctggcttggaaATCTTTTCCCTGGGTCCTGGCACTGGAACACAGAACCTCATGCATAAGAggccaggactttttttttttttttttttttttaagaacaggaTCTCCTATAGGCTAGGCTAGCTACAAACTTGCTTGTAGTCAAGGAACCTTGAGTTTTTGactttgtctccacctcccaaatgctgggattactgtTTGACATTAGCTCATATCACAAAACCTGCTGTTTTGAAGAAGTTTTtaggggctgaagggatggaTGTTTTAGAGATTAAAAGCACTTGTCACTCTCACAGAGGATCTAGCTTTGATTCTCAGCATTCACACGATAACTTACGAACATCTTCTTCTGACTTGTTGGAggcacaagcatgcatgtggtacacatgcatatagacactcagagacacaaaataatataattttaaatgatctCTAAAGAAGCTTTGTAGCCaggatggtggtgcacacataccttcagtcccagtacttggaaggcaaaggcgaGCTCTGTGAGTTTAGAGCTAGTCTGGTCTACTTAGGGAGCTCCAGGTCTGACGGGTAGTAAGACactattttgtaatttaaaaagaaagagaggaggaagaggaataaaaggaagaggaagaagaggaagaaagcagccatgtgggtTTGTGGTGTAGGAGAGGACTACATATTGAAAACTAgaaatcctggggctggagagatggctcagaggttaagagcactgactgctcttcctgagttcaattcccagcacccacatggcggctcacaaccatctgtaatgggatctgatgccctgttctggtgtgtctgaggacagctgcagtgtactcagatacataaaacaaataagtcttaaaaagaaaagaacacgaGAAACCCTGACCATTCCGGACTAACTTCAGAGCCTGGTAGCTTTATTGAAGGTGTGGCTCAGCGAGGATGAAGACTGGGCAATGGCGCCCTCTGGCCTCCTAAGCCCCTGCAGGTTTGGACTTTTCCCCACAGGCCTGTCCCTACTAATTACTATGAACTGTTGGGAGTGCATCCTGGCGCCAGCGCTGAAGAGATTAAGCGCGCTTTCTTCACCAAGTCAAAAGAGGTATTGGTGCCCccagggtgagggagggagaggaaacctgAGGCACTCTAACTTCCTGGGATGTCTGTATCTCTAGCTGGTAGCACCTTCCTTCCGCCTGCTTGGATAGGGGGTACTCAGTATCCTCTATGATCTAAAGAACCGGGCAAGGCCATGGGTCTTTCTGGTTAtggttttgttgctattgttgttttttgagacaggatctcacattgtagcccagactggtctcaaactttgagtggtcctcctgtctccacctctctagaacgggagttatagatggttggtTTCCTTAAATGAAAGGGGCAAGGAGTCTGTATTTTCTGACTCTGGCCTTTGGGAGGGGTGAGCAAGCCTGGGAGGAAGGGTCAGTGTCCAGGTAAGGTCTGTGGGAGTGATGTCAGCTTTGATGGGTGGACATCATCAGGAGAGGTCctaggaagggagatgggaaatgAGATAAGGGGACCCCTGCCTCACCCCAGCTACACCCTGACCGAGACCCTGGGAACCCAGCCCTGCATAGCCGTTTTGTGGAGCTGAGTGAGGCGTATCGAGTGCTCAGCCGTGAGGAAAGTCGTCGGAACTATGACCACCAGCTGCATTCAGCCAGTCCTTCAAAGCCGTCAGGGAGCACAGCCGAGCCTAAGTATAAACAGCAGACACACAGGTAGAGTACAGCAGTCCTGAGCCCTGCTGTCCAGAGCCCTCCAGTCCCAAGCCCTGCTGTCCTGAGCCCTGCAGTCCCGACCCCTGCTGTCCCGAGCCCTGCTGTCCTTACCCTCAAGTCTTCCTGAGAGCCCCAGTTTTCCATTGTCCTCCTTTTGCTCTTCAACAGCTCCTGGGAACCCCCGAATGCTGAATACTGGGCCCAGTTCCACAGTGTGAGGCCACAGGAGCCCAAGTCAAGGAAGCAGCAGCATAAACACAACCAGCGGGTCTTGGGGTACTGCCTTCTGCTCATGGTGGCAAGCATGGGCCTGCACTACATCGCCTTCAGGTGCCTCCCCATTCTTCCTGAGGTACTGGGTGGAGGGTAGGTCAAGAGTGGTGTGGCCAGCCAGCCACAGCAGCCTATGACCTGCATAGTTTGTCTCTCTCAAGTTAAGAACTTTGTGAAATCAAGAATTGGAGCCTTGCCTTGCTGGGTAAAGGCAGAACTGCACAAAAGGGCtaaagttgttttctgtttctcattgcTTGAATGTTAATCTTTGACGCTGCTTGTTGTTAGGGCTGGAGCTATCCAAAACCATACACAAAGAGGGCATGGTCAAAACCCTGGGGTTCTCTCTTAGCACTTCATAAATGAGTttttacttcccaagtgctgggattaaaggtgtgaagcATCGCCTCCCAGCAATGTTTTTTAgaaagttcagggtcatccttggttacataccaagtttgaggctagcctaggctacattaaACCGTGTCTcaacatagaaagaaagaagaaagaggaagggaggccAAACACAGAGTCACAGCCAGTCCTTGATAGCTGCCACTTTCATGCATGCTGTAATACCAGTTTTCTGCAGCATAGAAACTCAAAGGATGGAGCCCACTGTCCACTCCATCTAGCAATGGAGATGAACTGCTCCCTGACTTCAGAGCTATTTCACCAACCTCCACAGGACAGCCCGGGACTTAGGGTACCACCCAGCTCTGGGACTTGGGCCACTTGTATCTTTCTTTCAACTCATCACAGGTGTCTGTTATGGGGGAGAGATGTAAAGTTGTGTGAGATATGCTAGAGCCTGGTTAGATCAGGGCTTAGGGACACCAGAGTTCAGAGACTCGGGGTTAATTGCAGTTTCCTCACAGGAAGCTGGAGCAGGTGCATCGCAGCTTCATGGACGAAAAGGATCGGATCATCACAGCCATCTACAATGACACTCGGGCCAGGGCCAGGTCTGTCACTGCTCTGACTTTGCCTCCTGCTTCAGCACCACCCTCCAGGATCCCTGTCCTGATCTGTCTTTCCTTCCAGGGCCAACAGAGCCAGGATTCAGCAGAAGCACCAGCAGAGGCAGCCTCCGACAGAACCCTCCCTGCCTCCAGAAAGTTCCAGGATCATGCCCCAGGACACAAGCCAGTGAGAGGCTTACCTAGGTGGGACCTGTATTGGTCCTCCCCTTGCTGCCTGTCTAGGACTACACGTGCAATAAACTCATATTCAGACTCCTGTCCGACTCGGTCCTTCAGGTCACTCATCTCCTCATCCCTCCCCCTCGTGAGGCAGCGACCCTGGGAGCCCGGCCTCCAGGGCAGTGTGTCCCCTTTCCCCTGCAGCGGCCGGAGGGGGCGTTTGGAGGGGACCGgctccgcccccgccccgcctccGCCCGCAGCCGGGTGGGGAGCGCGTGTTTAGGTCACATGAGCCTCTTGTCCGCCAGCCCCGGCCAGGCCCCCTGCCACCCCCGCCGTCCCCGCTGCCCGCCGTCCcggccaccaccaccaacacaggCCGCCTGCCTGTCTCGTTCCTCCGGCCGCCGCTGAGGCGCTACGTTGCGCTGCCTGCACCCAGGGCTCG
Encoded proteins:
- the Dnajc4 gene encoding dnaJ homolog subfamily C member 4, which gives rise to MDFWGPPFTSCPPAVVMPSLLLRLPLRLCRLWPCSPPTRLLTAATGQRPVPTNYYELLGVHPGASAEEIKRAFFTKSKELHPDRDPGNPALHSRFVELSEAYRVLSREESRRNYDHQLHSASPSKPSGSTAEPKYKQQTHSSSWEPPNAEYWAQFHSVRPQEPKSRKQQHKHNQRVLGYCLLLMVASMGLHYIAFRKLEQVHRSFMDEKDRIITAIYNDTRARARANRARIQQKHQQRQPPTEPSLPPESSRIMPQDTSQ